A window from Vibrio cortegadensis encodes these proteins:
- a CDS encoding (Fe-S)-binding protein translates to MKVNFFVTCLCDTVKADVAKKTVLLLEDLGCEIIFPKQQSCCGQPSINSGYIDQSKPGMKNLITAFESNDYPIVTPAGSCAASIKKYPEYLADEPEWAERAQKVADRFFELTQFIVNHLGVTNVGARLKGRGVYHPSCSLIRKLGVREEPLKLLANVEGLEMVPIKNQETCCGFGGTFSVKMSEISGEMVKEKVQHISAVEPEYLIGADISCLINIGGRMTREGQPIKVMHIVDVLLSR, encoded by the coding sequence ATGAAGGTTAACTTTTTTGTTACTTGTCTTTGTGACACGGTAAAAGCAGATGTCGCGAAAAAAACAGTCCTTTTACTTGAAGATCTTGGCTGTGAAATCATTTTTCCAAAGCAACAGAGCTGCTGTGGTCAACCTTCTATCAATAGTGGTTACATTGATCAGAGCAAGCCGGGAATGAAAAACCTAATTACGGCATTTGAAAGTAACGACTATCCAATTGTGACTCCAGCGGGCTCTTGCGCGGCATCGATAAAAAAATACCCTGAGTACTTGGCTGATGAGCCTGAGTGGGCAGAAAGAGCGCAAAAAGTAGCGGACCGTTTTTTTGAATTAACGCAATTCATTGTTAACCATCTTGGTGTGACGAACGTTGGTGCTCGCTTGAAAGGACGTGGTGTCTATCATCCATCGTGCAGCCTTATTCGTAAATTGGGGGTAAGGGAGGAGCCACTTAAGCTCTTGGCAAATGTGGAAGGCTTGGAGATGGTCCCAATTAAAAACCAAGAGACATGCTGTGGATTTGGCGGAACATTTTCGGTCAAGATGTCTGAAATTTCAGGTGAAATGGTAAAAGAGAAAGTCCAGCATATTAGTGCCGTAGAGCCTGAATATCTTATCGGGGCGGACATTAGTTGCTTGATCAATATTGGTGGCCGTATGACTCGTGAAGGGCAGCCAATTAAAGTAATGCACATTGTCGATGTTCTGTTAAGCCGATAG
- a CDS encoding L-lactate permease, with the protein MLNLIISTIPIVLLIWMMTKKNALPSHFALPITALLVGIFQLFYFGANLTDLSANIIAGSLSAITPISIIAGAILLNRTIALSGAETVIRHWLESISRNQIAQLMIIGWAFAFMIEGASGFGTPAAIAAPILVGLGFPPLRVAMLALIMNSVPVSFGAVGTPTWFGFGGLNLDEASLLTIGQYSAFLHTVAATVIPVIALSFVVDWRAIARNFIFVQLSIFSCTVPYLLFAQWNYEFPALVGGAIGLSISILLARFNIGMEKQDASDEAPAKKIPFAQVIKAMSPTLLLIAILIVTRIQQLGIKALLVDATPMLHFNLGWFGEFSVSHALIIKFAHILGTDTSWAYKTLYVPALIPFFLVVMISAVIFGMSKSQMKQVFTETGSRIKVPFIALVGALIMVKFMMMGGENSPIMTTGRAFSDLMGTNWQFFASYLGALGAFFSGSATVSNLTFGGIQQSIAQNVGLSEHLILALQSVGGSMGNMVCINNIIAVSTILGISNKEGYIIKRTVVPMILYGVIVAVVSLAI; encoded by the coding sequence ATGTTAAATTTGATTATCTCTACAATACCGATTGTCCTTTTAATTTGGATGATGACCAAGAAAAATGCATTACCATCCCATTTTGCACTGCCTATCACTGCATTACTGGTCGGAATATTTCAACTGTTTTACTTTGGCGCAAACCTGACGGACCTTAGCGCGAACATCATTGCTGGTAGCCTTTCGGCTATCACTCCAATCTCAATTATCGCAGGGGCTATTTTACTAAACAGAACGATTGCACTGTCAGGGGCGGAGACCGTTATTCGCCACTGGCTAGAGAGCATCAGCCGTAACCAAATCGCGCAACTGATGATTATTGGCTGGGCATTTGCCTTCATGATCGAAGGGGCATCCGGTTTTGGAACCCCTGCGGCCATTGCGGCGCCTATCCTTGTCGGTTTAGGTTTTCCTCCACTAAGAGTGGCAATGCTAGCACTTATCATGAACTCGGTTCCGGTTTCGTTTGGTGCGGTAGGAACTCCGACATGGTTTGGTTTCGGTGGCCTGAATTTAGATGAAGCATCACTGCTCACTATTGGTCAATATTCTGCGTTTCTACATACCGTGGCTGCGACCGTTATTCCTGTGATAGCTCTGAGCTTTGTCGTCGATTGGCGTGCGATTGCTAGGAACTTTATCTTTGTCCAATTGAGTATTTTTTCATGCACAGTGCCATATTTGCTGTTCGCTCAGTGGAACTATGAATTCCCAGCATTAGTCGGTGGAGCCATTGGTCTATCTATCTCAATTTTGCTTGCTCGATTCAATATAGGGATGGAAAAGCAGGACGCGAGTGATGAAGCGCCTGCCAAAAAGATTCCATTTGCTCAAGTTATTAAAGCCATGAGCCCGACATTATTGCTGATTGCTATCTTGATTGTGACTCGAATTCAGCAGCTAGGAATCAAAGCCTTGCTGGTGGATGCCACACCAATGCTGCATTTCAACCTAGGTTGGTTTGGCGAGTTCAGTGTAAGCCATGCGTTGATCATTAAGTTTGCCCATATTCTCGGAACCGACACCAGTTGGGCATATAAAACGCTGTATGTCCCTGCTCTAATCCCATTCTTTCTTGTGGTGATGATTTCAGCTGTCATTTTTGGCATGTCGAAATCACAGATGAAGCAAGTGTTTACCGAAACTGGTAGCCGAATCAAAGTGCCATTTATCGCGCTTGTTGGAGCGTTGATTATGGTTAAGTTCATGATGATGGGGGGCGAAAACTCTCCGATTATGACAACAGGTCGTGCGTTCTCTGATCTTATGGGCACAAACTGGCAATTCTTTGCTTCATATCTTGGTGCTTTAGGGGCTTTCTTCTCTGGGTCTGCAACGGTATCTAACCTGACTTTCGGGGGCATTCAACAGAGTATTGCGCAAAACGTGGGCTTATCGGAACACCTGATTTTAGCGTTGCAATCGGTCGGTGGCTCAATGGGTAACATGGTCTGCATTAATAACATTATTGCGGTATCAACCATCTTGGGTATCTCCAATAAAGAAGGTTACATCATCAAGCGGACTGTCGTTCCTATGATTTTATACGGCGTAATCGTGGCTGTGGTGAGCTTAGCAATCTAA
- a CDS encoding ArsR/SmtB family transcription factor, with translation MGMSCIEATAQAFSVTEQDLEQEKHFAVLSKALSHPARVRILKILLNLDNLGGCLNSDLVSELGLAQSTVSEHLRILKQAEFISAKPFPPRMCYRINRKKIEEFSALFSTIMK, from the coding sequence ATGGGTATGAGCTGCATAGAAGCAACCGCTCAAGCTTTCTCTGTTACAGAGCAAGATCTTGAACAAGAAAAACATTTTGCTGTGTTATCGAAAGCACTTTCTCATCCTGCTCGCGTAAGGATCCTAAAAATTCTCTTAAATTTAGATAACTTAGGGGGCTGTTTAAACAGTGATCTCGTTTCTGAACTAGGGTTGGCACAATCTACAGTTTCGGAACATCTACGCATTCTGAAGCAGGCCGAGTTTATATCTGCAAAACCTTTCCCACCTAGAATGTGCTATCGCATTAACCGCAAGAAGATTGAAGAGTTCTCCGCTCTCTTTTCTACGATCATGAAGTAG
- a CDS encoding winged helix-turn-helix domain-containing protein: MESLSLDQARKLVLHAQKIPPRKQKVSGLEATLSVIEHLGYIQIDTISVVQRAHHHTLWNRSPRYQPAHLDQLLSDKKVFEYWSHAAAYLPMSQYRFSLLRKKAFASGEQSHWYKCDYQLMDSVRQRIADEGPLMAKDFDGADKSSDGWGSKPAKRALENLFMKGELMVPERRNFHKVYDLTERVLPTEVDTSVPSKEEYARFLILSYIAANGLGTASEMTYLLKNIKPLLNATIKEMTSNGDIIAVDVGKQRYYTTSESLELLNQPLNRSQVKILSPFDNLLIQRKRMKALFEFDYLLECYVPEPKRQYGYFSLPILWDGKLVARMDCKKDKKLSVLNVLHLSIEPSIQKKDQFLSKLSLELTNFAHFNGCKAFKIHRTTS; this comes from the coding sequence ATTGAATCTTTATCACTTGATCAAGCTAGGAAGCTGGTTTTACACGCTCAGAAAATCCCCCCAAGAAAGCAGAAAGTCAGCGGATTAGAGGCGACGTTATCCGTGATAGAGCACTTGGGCTATATTCAGATTGATACTATCTCTGTGGTGCAAAGAGCCCATCATCACACGCTTTGGAATCGCAGTCCGCGATACCAACCTGCACATTTAGATCAGCTATTATCAGACAAGAAAGTGTTTGAGTATTGGTCTCATGCCGCTGCTTATTTGCCGATGAGTCAATATCGTTTTAGTCTATTGAGAAAGAAAGCATTTGCCTCCGGAGAGCAGAGTCATTGGTATAAATGTGACTATCAGTTAATGGATTCAGTGCGACAACGAATTGCGGATGAAGGGCCGTTGATGGCGAAAGACTTTGACGGTGCAGATAAAAGCAGCGACGGGTGGGGAAGTAAGCCAGCGAAACGAGCATTAGAAAACTTGTTCATGAAAGGTGAACTCATGGTGCCAGAGCGGAGAAATTTTCATAAAGTCTATGACCTGACAGAAAGAGTGTTACCGACGGAGGTAGATACCAGTGTGCCAAGTAAAGAGGAGTACGCACGCTTTTTAATTTTGTCGTACATTGCTGCTAATGGGCTTGGGACGGCATCCGAGATGACGTATCTTCTTAAAAATATTAAGCCGCTCCTTAATGCAACCATTAAAGAGATGACAAGCAATGGTGACATTATTGCCGTTGATGTTGGAAAGCAGCGCTATTATACGACTTCAGAATCGCTTGAACTGCTTAATCAACCTCTTAATCGTAGCCAAGTTAAAATCCTTTCACCATTTGATAATCTGCTCATTCAGCGTAAACGAATGAAAGCGCTATTCGAATTTGATTATCTTTTAGAGTGCTATGTTCCTGAGCCAAAGCGTCAATATGGCTATTTTAGTTTGCCAATTCTCTGGGATGGTAAACTTGTCGCCCGGATGGACTGTAAGAAAGACAAAAAATTATCAGTGTTGAATGTTTTGCACTTATCTATTGAGCCTAGCATCCAGAAAAAAGATCAATTCCTCTCAAAGCTATCCCTAGAGCTCACTAATTTTGCTCACTTCAATGGGTGCAAAGCGTTCAAAATCCATCGAACTACTTCATGA
- a CDS encoding Y-family DNA polymerase: MFALVDANSFYCSAEQVFRPDWRGKPIIVLSNNDGCIVAANRQAKEAGIPKFAPYFKVREMCEQKGVIALSSNYELYADLSSKMMEVVGRFAPDQHIYSIDESFLSFERSHLAIPCLRTHGLQLRRSVWKECRLAVSVGMGTTLTLAKIANHAAKKIEGYHGVCVLDNEQERKAVLAQLDVGDVWGIGRKLTQKLKLVNIHTALDLAKFPVGLARKDFNIDVERTVRELNGQQCKGWDSARADKKQIYSTRSVGERIVDLESLQQALSKHAAIASQKARKQGSLCKVMLCFAASSPFDNNPASFRAIHRFPYATSDVTQITHAANQLAIELYSEGVQYYKLGVGLIELVDGRHEQKDLFNPNPNNDPLMAVFDNVNQKYGSDTLFLGAQGIDQKWGMRREMLTPQYTTKWRDLPKVRC; this comes from the coding sequence GTGTTTGCGCTTGTTGATGCAAATTCATTTTATTGCAGTGCAGAACAGGTGTTTCGTCCGGATTGGCGTGGAAAGCCGATTATCGTTTTATCCAATAATGATGGTTGTATTGTTGCGGCAAATCGACAAGCGAAAGAGGCGGGTATCCCCAAGTTTGCTCCCTATTTTAAAGTCAGAGAGATGTGTGAGCAGAAAGGCGTGATTGCTCTCTCTTCTAACTATGAATTATATGCCGATCTCTCTAGTAAAATGATGGAGGTAGTCGGCCGTTTTGCCCCAGATCAACACATCTATTCTATCGATGAATCATTTCTCTCTTTCGAACGAAGTCACCTTGCTATCCCTTGTTTAAGAACGCATGGTTTACAGCTCAGAAGATCGGTTTGGAAAGAGTGTCGATTAGCGGTGAGTGTCGGGATGGGCACCACACTCACCTTAGCCAAAATCGCTAACCATGCCGCGAAAAAAATTGAGGGTTATCATGGTGTTTGTGTTCTTGATAATGAACAGGAACGAAAAGCGGTGCTTGCTCAACTTGATGTCGGTGATGTATGGGGAATAGGGCGTAAGTTAACCCAGAAACTGAAACTCGTTAATATTCATACAGCCCTCGATTTAGCCAAGTTTCCGGTGGGTTTAGCCAGAAAAGATTTCAACATTGACGTTGAACGAACCGTGAGAGAGCTAAACGGGCAACAGTGCAAAGGGTGGGATAGTGCAAGGGCAGACAAAAAACAGATTTACTCTACAAGAAGCGTGGGTGAACGTATTGTGGATCTTGAATCTTTGCAGCAAGCACTGAGTAAACATGCCGCCATTGCTTCCCAAAAAGCGCGTAAGCAGGGATCGCTATGTAAAGTGATGCTCTGTTTTGCGGCAAGCTCTCCTTTTGACAATAACCCCGCCAGTTTTCGTGCGATTCATCGCTTTCCATATGCGACATCTGATGTGACTCAAATTACCCACGCGGCAAATCAGTTGGCGATTGAGCTTTATTCTGAGGGGGTTCAATACTACAAGCTAGGCGTTGGATTGATCGAGTTAGTGGATGGCCGTCATGAGCAGAAAGATCTGTTTAACCCGAATCCTAATAATGATCCGTTAATGGCAGTGTTTGATAATGTAAACCAAAAATATGGGAGTGATACTCTGTTTTTAGGCGCTCAAGGTATTGATCAGAAGTGGGGAATGCGTCGTGAAATGCTGACGCCGCAATACACCACAAAATGGCGAGACTTACCAAAAGTTAGATGCTAG
- a CDS encoding S24 family peptidase encodes MNVIPISASAGITGFESPASEYTQLACDLDELLVDHPSATFIGKACGDSMEGVGIFDGDLLIVDRFVTAVDQDVIVANLNGEFVCKLLDTSRRLLVSAKEKIQPVPINDYDTFSIEGVVVRSIRCHRPSYLLRER; translated from the coding sequence ATGAATGTTATCCCTATTTCTGCGAGTGCAGGCATTACTGGTTTTGAAAGCCCGGCTTCGGAATACACTCAACTGGCTTGTGATTTAGATGAACTATTAGTGGATCATCCAAGCGCGACCTTTATAGGCAAAGCGTGTGGTGATTCGATGGAAGGTGTCGGTATTTTTGACGGGGATCTATTGATTGTCGATAGGTTTGTTACGGCTGTCGATCAAGATGTCATCGTTGCGAATTTGAATGGTGAATTCGTATGTAAACTGCTTGATACCAGTAGAAGGTTACTTGTATCAGCAAAAGAAAAAATACAGCCAGTGCCTATTAATGATTACGATACTTTTAGCATTGAAGGCGTAGTCGTTCGCTCTATACGCTGCCACAGGCCAAGTTATTTATTGAGGGAAAGATAG
- a CDS encoding PIN domain-containing protein, with protein MDIPRYVFIDSQCYIQGKLSLENTMFSAFKELCEEGNFDNITTDVVINEVKSWIEKQAQDDVSNLRKSPFLRKDILSTGQSLDEYEQRLKEVAFKEFEQYLDDCHTEIIDINRINVSVLLDSYFKGSAPFGKKHKKNEFPDAINLHNLIQHMDLNAIPHCYVVSQDRDLENFCNETNHGLLHTRSLKDVLDAYNSGEVKVREILQDYIFKMNLNGYLNNQLAEVLEQLLDFSGYYNVDVHHTPDARIKEFSILSFSDDFVAIGAEVHCHSVAFADKKKDVGNVAAYKLDLEYVSYCELEFEVNTDGNITFKHADVEGSYSLLHNITVLGKESLSTI; from the coding sequence ATGGATATCCCAAGGTACGTATTTATTGATTCTCAGTGTTATATACAAGGTAAGCTCAGTCTTGAAAATACGATGTTTTCTGCATTTAAAGAGCTTTGTGAAGAAGGTAATTTTGATAATATCACAACTGATGTTGTCATTAATGAAGTAAAATCATGGATAGAAAAGCAAGCTCAAGATGATGTTTCAAACCTAAGAAAAAGTCCTTTTCTAAGAAAAGATATATTGTCTACGGGGCAATCTCTAGATGAGTATGAGCAACGACTGAAGGAAGTTGCATTTAAAGAATTTGAACAGTACCTAGATGACTGTCACACTGAAATCATAGACATTAATCGTATTAATGTCTCAGTATTGCTAGATAGCTACTTCAAAGGTTCAGCGCCGTTTGGTAAAAAACACAAAAAAAACGAGTTTCCTGACGCCATTAACTTGCATAACCTAATCCAACATATGGACTTGAATGCTATTCCCCATTGTTATGTTGTTTCCCAAGACCGTGACCTAGAGAACTTCTGTAATGAAACTAATCATGGGTTACTTCATACACGATCATTGAAGGATGTACTGGATGCTTATAATAGTGGTGAAGTAAAAGTTAGGGAGATTCTTCAAGACTACATTTTCAAGATGAACCTTAACGGTTATCTGAACAATCAACTCGCTGAAGTTTTAGAGCAGTTATTGGATTTTAGCGGTTACTATAATGTGGATGTTCATCACACACCTGATGCTAGGATCAAAGAGTTCAGTATTTTGTCATTCAGTGATGACTTTGTAGCCATAGGTGCAGAAGTCCACTGCCATTCTGTAGCCTTTGCAGATAAGAAGAAAGATGTAGGAAACGTAGCAGCCTATAAACTTGATTTAGAGTACGTGTCTTATTGTGAGCTAGAATTTGAAGTCAATACTGATGGTAATATCACATTCAAGCATGCTGATGTTGAAGGGAGTTACTCTCTTTTACACAATATAACAGTATTGGGTAAAGAAAGCCTCAGTACCATCTAA
- a CDS encoding diguanylate cyclase domain-containing protein produces MHYSVATEADDIVTRILFDALAEEFELSIQYVDYPSFDSILRAVEVGESDFAANITHTKSRSLRFDFSRPTNIEYTFLYSRLDTELADISKLGVPKNTIYGDLIQVNYPQIELIEYDGTHQALALLNNHSVAGVVDAINQLEPMLSRGFDAKMLNDKISIKPVSIVSMKGTHASELSYFVDYLHSEKIQKRLREKVEQYQFDLRQQALRREVFNSGLDLRKPLLVKLENMTPFAIYQPDGSAKGNSADAIFQACDILGFQCQLVSSAEETWESMYQDLLMNRIDVLAPLNISEPRKALVNFSTPHYTAESLLVKRIGYKPDVYRNASELITENIGVIKGDFFDELLTQLLPQKYLFRYRNDGELVDALLDAEVDYIALNNATLSALLKEKSLLPITRDHSIDKLFRSDVALGFPKTDRGEKLAFFFSRALQVIDTDRLNRFYDQAPDWRSTHEAEQKLASRTQSVFIVLLCFMFLVAIYLHTQSNTDSLTKLGNRRSLRHRYRRGLKPSQTLVYLDINKFKQINDTYGHHVGDLILQEYAQLIKREWQGRCFRIGGDEFILVGEVPEHKLFELLNRLGSFNFQRPKEQIEFAVKVSMGIYLPREGECSLREALRKTDRSMYDAKNSEGTEFMFVNPRIVVNDEGGMASNV; encoded by the coding sequence CCTCGCTGAAGAGTTTGAACTCTCTATTCAATATGTCGATTACCCAAGCTTTGATTCAATTTTACGAGCGGTAGAAGTGGGGGAGAGTGACTTCGCCGCGAATATTACTCACACAAAATCTCGTTCGCTACGTTTCGATTTTTCCCGCCCTACCAATATAGAATATACTTTTCTTTATAGTCGGCTAGATACAGAGTTGGCCGACATTTCAAAGCTTGGAGTGCCTAAAAATACAATTTATGGCGATCTGATTCAGGTTAACTACCCACAAATAGAGTTGATTGAGTATGACGGCACCCATCAAGCGTTGGCGTTGCTGAATAACCATTCGGTGGCGGGGGTTGTGGATGCGATAAATCAATTGGAGCCAATGCTGAGTCGTGGGTTCGATGCAAAAATGTTGAACGATAAGATCTCGATTAAGCCTGTGTCTATCGTTTCGATGAAAGGCACTCATGCATCCGAGCTTTCCTATTTTGTCGATTACTTACACTCAGAGAAAATACAGAAACGTTTAAGAGAGAAGGTTGAGCAGTATCAGTTCGATTTACGCCAACAGGCACTAAGGCGCGAAGTCTTCAATAGTGGATTAGATCTTCGTAAACCTTTACTTGTTAAACTAGAAAATATGACTCCTTTTGCTATATACCAACCTGATGGTTCAGCGAAAGGCAACAGTGCGGACGCAATTTTCCAAGCATGCGATATTTTAGGGTTTCAATGCCAACTGGTCAGTTCCGCAGAAGAGACATGGGAAAGCATGTACCAAGATTTACTGATGAATCGAATTGATGTGCTTGCTCCACTGAATATCTCTGAACCACGTAAAGCTTTAGTTAATTTTAGTACTCCGCACTACACAGCAGAATCCCTGCTAGTCAAGCGTATAGGTTACAAACCAGATGTTTACCGAAACGCATCAGAGCTGATTACCGAAAACATTGGAGTCATAAAAGGTGATTTTTTCGATGAATTATTGACTCAACTTTTACCTCAAAAATATCTGTTTCGCTATCGCAACGATGGAGAATTAGTGGATGCATTACTTGATGCCGAGGTTGACTATATTGCGCTTAATAACGCTACGTTAAGCGCTTTATTGAAAGAAAAAAGTTTGCTTCCGATCACAAGAGATCACTCAATCGACAAACTCTTCCGTTCCGATGTTGCTCTCGGTTTCCCAAAAACGGATAGAGGTGAGAAATTAGCGTTTTTCTTCTCAAGAGCGTTACAGGTTATTGATACTGATAGACTGAATAGATTCTATGATCAGGCTCCAGATTGGCGAAGTACTCATGAAGCGGAGCAGAAACTGGCTAGTCGAACGCAAAGTGTTTTTATCGTCCTACTTTGCTTTATGTTTTTGGTGGCGATTTATTTACACACCCAATCGAATACAGATAGCTTAACCAAACTTGGAAATCGGCGCAGTTTACGCCATCGCTACCGAAGAGGATTAAAGCCATCTCAAACATTGGTGTATTTAGACATTAATAAGTTTAAGCAGATTAATGATACTTATGGCCACCATGTCGGGGATCTTATCCTTCAAGAGTACGCTCAGCTGATTAAAAGAGAGTGGCAAGGACGTTGTTTCCGAATTGGTGGCGATGAATTTATTTTGGTTGGAGAAGTTCCCGAACATAAGCTATTCGAATTGCTCAATCGCTTAGGTAGTTTTAACTTTCAACGGCCAAAAGAACAGATTGAATTTGCAGTAAAAGTTTCTATGGGGATCTACTTGCCTAGAGAAGGCGAATGCAGTTTAAGAGAAGCGCTGAGGAAAACAGACCGCTCAATGTATGATGCTAAAAATAGCGAAGGTACTGAATTTATGTTTGTTAACCCTAGAATTGTGGTGAACGATGAGGGCGGAATGGCTTCGAATGTATAG